In Funiculus sociatus GB2-C1, one DNA window encodes the following:
- a CDS encoding fasciclin domain-containing protein has translation MKASKQILGKLLFSVIGVGSLVALSACGNPETTATAPTTESPVAEAPVTTESPIAEAPTATESPAATTEDKNLGELAQSAASAGSFTTLTKAVQAAGLTENLTGSTPYTVFAPTDAAFAALPAGVLDKLLLPENKPALVELLSYHVVPGKISSSELKAGEVKTVEGTPVTVAIDSSTNDITVNNAKVIQPNIPASNGIIHVVDKVILPPDVQAGLDAPKTAQ, from the coding sequence ATGAAAGCAAGCAAACAGATTTTAGGAAAACTTTTGTTCAGTGTTATCGGCGTTGGTAGCCTTGTAGCCCTGTCTGCCTGCGGCAACCCAGAGACAACAGCCACAGCTCCTACTACCGAGTCTCCCGTTGCAGAAGCTCCCGTAACTACAGAATCACCAATTGCAGAAGCTCCCACAGCTACAGAATCACCCGCAGCTACAACTGAAGACAAAAACCTCGGAGAACTTGCACAATCCGCAGCTAGCGCTGGTTCCTTCACAACGCTAACCAAAGCAGTGCAAGCAGCAGGCTTGACTGAAAACCTGACTGGTAGCACTCCTTACACAGTATTTGCTCCGACTGATGCAGCTTTCGCCGCCTTACCAGCAGGGGTTTTAGACAAGCTACTGCTGCCAGAAAACAAACCAGCGTTAGTGGAGCTTCTGAGCTACCATGTGGTGCCTGGGAAAATCTCTTCTAGCGAACTGAAAGCTGGAGAAGTGAAAACAGTTGAAGGTACTCCCGTCACCGTCGCGATTGATAGTTCCACCAATGACATCACGGTGAACAATGCCAAGGTGATCCAGCCAAATATCCCAGCCAGCAACGGAATTATCCACGTTGTTGACAAGGTAATTCTGCCTCCCGATGTGCAAGCAGGTCTTGACGCTCCCAAGACGGCACAGTAA
- a CDS encoding heme oxygenase (biliverdin-producing): MSSNLATKLRVGTKKSHTMAENVGFVKCFLKGVVEKNSYRNLVGNLYFVYSAMEEEMERHRQHPLLSKIYFQELNRKKSLEQDLSYYYGTNWREQVSASPAAEEYVSRIREVSANSPELLIAHSYTRYLGDLSGGQILKGIAQRGMNLSEGQGTAFYEFNDIPDEKEFKATYRQAMNDLPIDDATADKIVDEANAAFAMNMKMFQELNGNLIKAVGQMLFNSITRRRSRGSTELATSEG, translated from the coding sequence ATGAGCAGCAATTTAGCAACAAAATTGCGTGTGGGAACCAAAAAATCTCACACAATGGCAGAAAACGTTGGTTTTGTCAAGTGCTTTTTAAAAGGAGTAGTTGAAAAGAACTCCTACCGGAATCTAGTAGGCAACCTCTACTTTGTCTATTCAGCAATGGAAGAAGAGATGGAACGGCATCGCCAGCACCCGCTTCTCTCCAAGATTTACTTCCAAGAGCTGAACCGGAAAAAGAGCCTGGAACAAGACCTCAGCTACTACTACGGAACCAACTGGCGCGAGCAAGTCTCTGCCTCACCAGCCGCAGAAGAATACGTCAGCCGGATTCGGGAAGTATCTGCCAACTCACCAGAATTATTAATCGCCCACTCCTACACCCGCTACCTCGGCGACTTATCCGGCGGTCAAATTCTCAAGGGAATTGCTCAACGGGGGATGAACCTCAGCGAAGGGCAAGGCACCGCTTTCTATGAGTTCAACGACATTCCCGATGAGAAGGAGTTCAAAGCAACCTATCGCCAAGCGATGAACGACCTGCCGATTGATGATGCCACAGCAGATAAAATTGTGGACGAAGCCAATGCTGCTTTTGCCATGAACATGAAAATGTTCCAAGAACTGAATGGCAACTTGATCAAAGCAGTTGGTCAAATGTTGTTCAACTCGATTACACGCCGTCGCTCTCGTGGTAGCACGGAACTGGCAACTTCCGAAGGGTAA
- a CDS encoding ABC transporter ATP-binding protein, which yields MPIVSVENLSKVYPVAVKEPGLKGTLQHFVRRTYRQVKAVQDVSFHIETGEVVGFLGANGAGKTTTLKMLTGLIHPSAGVVRVAGHVPFRRQAPFLQQITLVMGQKQQLLWDLPAMDSLRINAAVYDIPDKQFRRILGELTEMLSLEGKLTQPVRKLSLGERMKAELMAALLHQPKVLFLDEPTLGLDVNAQVGVREFLREYNQRYQATVLLTSHYMADITALCQRVLLIHQGQLIYDGSLDGLLERFAPCREVKVELAHPLPESELPYGEIKALDGQFVRFLVRRELLTRTVAKMLAELDVLDLTVTEPPIEEVIGQVFRAGEVV from the coding sequence ATGCCCATAGTCTCGGTTGAAAACCTGAGCAAAGTCTATCCCGTAGCTGTCAAAGAACCCGGACTCAAGGGAACGTTACAGCACTTTGTGCGCCGCACTTACCGCCAGGTTAAAGCTGTGCAAGATGTTTCCTTCCACATTGAAACAGGGGAAGTGGTGGGGTTTTTGGGTGCCAATGGTGCGGGAAAGACTACTACACTGAAAATGCTCACCGGGTTGATTCATCCCTCGGCGGGTGTTGTGAGAGTAGCTGGACACGTTCCCTTTCGCCGTCAAGCGCCTTTTTTACAACAAATAACCTTGGTTATGGGACAAAAGCAGCAGCTACTTTGGGACTTGCCAGCGATGGACTCATTGAGAATAAATGCTGCTGTTTATGACATCCCCGATAAACAGTTTCGACGTATCTTGGGAGAACTGACCGAGATGCTTTCGCTAGAAGGGAAGCTGACTCAACCTGTGCGGAAACTTTCCTTGGGGGAACGGATGAAGGCTGAGTTAATGGCAGCACTTTTGCACCAACCCAAGGTACTGTTTTTAGATGAGCCGACCCTGGGATTGGATGTGAATGCACAGGTGGGGGTGCGGGAATTTTTACGCGAGTACAATCAGCGATATCAGGCTACTGTACTTTTAACCAGCCATTACATGGCAGATATTACGGCACTTTGCCAGCGGGTGCTGTTAATTCACCAAGGACAGCTGATTTACGATGGTAGTTTGGATGGGCTGCTGGAACGTTTTGCACCGTGTCGCGAGGTTAAGGTGGAATTGGCGCATCCCCTACCTGAATCTGAATTGCCTTACGGTGAAATCAAAGCTTTGGATGGTCAATTTGTGCGTTTCTTGGTGCGTCGGGAGTTGCTGACTCGCACGGTGGCAAAGATGTTGGCAGAATTGGATGTGCTGGATTTGACGGTAACTGAACCGCCTATCGAAGAAGTTATTGGTCAAGTATTTCGGGCGGGAGAGGTTGTATGA
- a CDS encoding Mo-dependent nitrogenase C-terminal domain-containing protein has product MSRICTKEEPSALQALAIASAQSVHAAKPAKLLKRQFDILQPLRQWLDGIEIRTPKMAHFLAKAIPAQCPFERDIKIFGRIIAHIPPLCKLNPLYEQLVGLRFRALCYLVDRCGLDIQSYC; this is encoded by the coding sequence ATGAGTAGGATATGCACGAAAGAAGAACCTAGCGCTCTACAAGCTTTAGCAATAGCTTCAGCACAAAGCGTACACGCCGCTAAGCCTGCGAAATTACTAAAGCGACAATTTGATATCTTGCAACCATTGCGTCAATGGCTGGACGGGATAGAGATTCGTACCCCTAAGATGGCTCATTTCCTCGCCAAGGCTATTCCTGCACAGTGTCCTTTTGAACGCGATATCAAGATTTTTGGTCGCATAATCGCGCATATTCCCCCACTGTGCAAGCTGAATCCACTTTACGAGCAACTGGTAGGCTTGCGTTTTCGCGCTCTGTGTTATTTAGTAGATCGGTGTGGGCTGGATATTCAGTCGTATTGCTAG
- a CDS encoding DUF4332 domain-containing protein, with amino-acid sequence MNTHRSVPNRLKPTNWRIEQLPGISSEDQARLIGCGITTTLQLLQQCHSQQQKHALSEKLQVHIHHVSKWVALADLSRIPSIGCQYCGLLLHAGIASAAQLAQMHIHKVHQQILRLQVATMQRRDLCPSRGEMVQWIQQARLLSN; translated from the coding sequence ATGAATACTCATCGTTCTGTTCCAAATCGCTTGAAACCGACTAATTGGCGAATTGAGCAATTGCCTGGAATAAGTTCTGAAGATCAAGCTCGACTGATAGGCTGTGGAATTACAACTACATTGCAACTATTACAGCAATGCCATAGCCAACAGCAAAAACACGCCTTATCAGAGAAGTTACAAGTTCATATTCACCACGTTTCTAAATGGGTGGCTCTGGCCGATTTATCCCGCATTCCTAGTATAGGTTGTCAATATTGCGGGTTACTGCTTCATGCGGGGATTGCTTCCGCCGCGCAACTAGCTCAAATGCACATCCACAAGGTACATCAACAAATTTTGCGCCTGCAAGTGGCAACAATGCAACGCCGGGATTTATGCCCATCAAGAGGCGAAATGGTGCAATGGATTCAACAAGCACGTCTTCTAAGCAATTAA
- a CDS encoding gamma-glutamyltransferase family protein, producing MFQAKGCEVMLENLTDYPYSSARRVVMGQQGAVATSQPQAAIAGMEMLLAGGNAVDAAVAMAIALTVVEPTSNGIGSDAFALVWDGQLHGLNASGKSPQTLSPGHFAGMWQIPSLGWLTVTVPGAVSAWRKLWERWGKLPFEQLFAPAIRYAEEGFPVSPETARAWKRAADIYLPLTAPEFQPFKQVFFPSGRAPAAGEIWRSQVHAKTLKAIAQTGGEGRDRGELAEAIASFAANTGGILSKSDLAVHQADWVQPISTNYRGVTVWEIPPNTQGIATLIALNILEGYNLSESPRESASSYHRQIEAMKLAFADIHRYVADPNFMEMPVEHLLDKTYAAQRRSLIGKNAIIAEPGLPKGGTVYLAAADSELMVSFIQSNYSGFGNGILIPDTGIALQNRASGFTLEAGHPNQVAAAKRPFHTIIPGFLTQDNQPLGPFGVMGAPMQPQGHLQVVANLVDYGMNPQAALDAPRWRFIAGNTVLLEQAISRNIALALAECGHNVQISAEPGMFGKGQIILRRGGVLVAASEPRADGLALAW from the coding sequence ATGTTCCAAGCAAAAGGGTGTGAGGTGATGTTAGAAAATTTGACTGATTATCCTTATTCTTCCGCCCGACGAGTCGTGATGGGGCAGCAGGGCGCTGTGGCAACTAGCCAACCTCAAGCAGCGATCGCAGGGATGGAAATGCTGTTGGCTGGGGGAAATGCGGTGGATGCGGCTGTGGCGATGGCGATCGCGCTTACAGTTGTCGAACCTACTTCCAATGGCATTGGTTCCGATGCCTTTGCTTTAGTCTGGGATGGGCAATTACACGGTTTGAATGCTTCTGGTAAAAGTCCCCAAACCTTATCGCCGGGACATTTTGCTGGGATGTGGCAAATTCCATCTTTGGGTTGGTTGACTGTAACTGTGCCTGGTGCTGTGTCAGCTTGGCGGAAATTATGGGAACGTTGGGGAAAGTTACCTTTTGAGCAATTATTTGCACCAGCAATTCGCTATGCCGAAGAAGGTTTTCCGGTGTCGCCAGAGACGGCGCGAGCTTGGAAACGTGCGGCTGATATTTATTTACCTCTAACTGCGCCAGAATTTCAACCCTTTAAACAGGTATTTTTCCCTTCCGGTCGCGCACCTGCGGCTGGGGAAATTTGGCGCAGTCAAGTTCATGCCAAAACGCTGAAAGCGATCGCGCAAACTGGCGGCGAAGGACGCGATCGCGGCGAACTAGCAGAAGCGATCGCGTCCTTCGCCGCCAACACAGGTGGCATTCTATCAAAATCTGACTTAGCCGTGCATCAAGCCGACTGGGTGCAGCCAATTTCTACCAATTATCGCGGCGTTACCGTCTGGGAAATTCCCCCCAACACTCAAGGTATCGCCACATTGATTGCTTTAAATATCCTTGAAGGTTACAACTTATCCGAGTCTCCCCGCGAATCAGCTTCTAGCTACCATCGGCAAATTGAAGCGATGAAGTTAGCTTTTGCTGATATCCACCGCTACGTCGCAGATCCTAACTTTATGGAGATGCCTGTCGAACACCTTTTAGATAAAACTTATGCGGCTCAACGTCGAAGTTTAATTGGAAAAAATGCGATCATAGCCGAACCTGGGCTACCCAAAGGCGGAACAGTATATCTCGCCGCCGCTGACTCAGAACTGATGGTTTCCTTCATCCAATCCAACTACAGTGGCTTTGGCAACGGCATTCTCATCCCTGATACAGGCATCGCCCTGCAAAACCGAGCATCGGGATTTACCTTAGAGGCGGGACACCCAAATCAAGTAGCAGCAGCTAAACGTCCCTTTCACACCATTATTCCCGGCTTTTTGACGCAAGACAACCAACCCTTAGGGCCATTTGGTGTCATGGGCGCACCGATGCAACCGCAGGGACATCTACAAGTCGTGGCTAACTTGGTGGACTATGGAATGAACCCCCAAGCCGCACTCGATGCCCCTAGATGGCGGTTTATCGCCGGAAATACGGTGCTTTTAGAGCAAGCGATATCCCGGAATATAGCACTGGCTCTGGCTGAGTGCGGTCACAATGTGCAAATTAGCGCCGAACCTGGAATGTTTGGTAAAGGTCAGATTATTTTACGGCGAGGCGGGGTACTTGTCGCCGCCTCTGAACCTCGTGCTGATGGTTTGGCACTAGCGTGGTAA
- a CDS encoding aldo/keto reductase, producing the protein MQTKELGNTGVKISAIALGGMPMSLSSRPPESESIKVIHRALDLGVTMIDTADSYCKDESDKHHNERLISKALSSYGDTSNVIVATKGGLMRPNGSWTRNGNPKHLRETIKISFEALGGKKPIDVWQYHAPDTDYTIEESLKPAKEAVDEGLIRFVGVSNFSVEQIKRAREVVDIVSVQNQYNPWYRQPEFDGVLEYCEKEKLTFLPWSPLGGSRRVGNLEDIKAIVTLSQEKGVSVYCIVLAWLRAKSPVVVPIPGASKVSSIEDSVRAVDVQLSDEDVAKIDSATAS; encoded by the coding sequence ATGCAAACGAAAGAACTGGGAAATACTGGTGTAAAAATTAGCGCGATCGCATTGGGTGGAATGCCGATGTCTTTAAGTAGCAGACCGCCGGAATCAGAATCAATCAAAGTCATCCATCGCGCCCTCGATTTGGGTGTCACAATGATTGATACCGCTGATTCTTACTGTAAAGATGAATCAGACAAGCACCACAACGAACGACTAATTAGTAAAGCACTTTCATCTTATGGCGATACCAGTAATGTCATCGTTGCTACTAAGGGCGGGCTGATGCGCCCGAATGGTAGCTGGACTCGCAACGGCAATCCGAAGCATTTGCGGGAGACGATTAAGATTAGTTTTGAAGCTTTGGGTGGCAAGAAGCCGATTGATGTTTGGCAGTATCACGCACCAGACACAGATTATACCATTGAAGAGTCGCTAAAGCCAGCAAAAGAAGCTGTGGATGAGGGTTTAATTCGGTTTGTCGGCGTTTCCAACTTTTCCGTCGAACAAATTAAACGCGCCCGTGAGGTTGTTGATATTGTCTCGGTGCAAAATCAGTACAATCCTTGGTATCGTCAGCCAGAGTTTGATGGTGTGCTGGAATATTGCGAGAAAGAAAAGCTGACATTTTTGCCTTGGAGTCCCCTTGGTGGTAGTCGCCGGGTGGGGAATTTGGAAGATATAAAAGCGATCGTTACCCTATCCCAAGAAAAAGGCGTATCAGTTTACTGTATCGTCTTGGCGTGGTTGCGGGCAAAGTCTCCAGTTGTTGTACCTATTCCGGGTGCAAGTAAAGTTTCCAGCATTGAAGACTCGGTGCGTGCTGTCGATGTGCAACTATCTGATGAGGACGTAGCAAAAATTGACAGCGCTACAGCATCCTGA
- a CDS encoding ABC transporter permease, producing the protein MSSFVRKSQVLLLTYYAHMVEYRAELFLWALSGSVPFILMGIWMEAAQGGRFGLSPVDFARYFIAAFLVRQFTVVWVIWEFEKEVVQGKLSPRLLQPLDPVWHHVAAHVSERFARLPFIVGLVILFFTLYPKALWFPGVGRILLFFVVVAIAFTLRFLIQYTFALFAFWTERASAIEQFWFLLYLFLSGIVAPLEVFPPAVREVVLWTPFPYLIHFPAALLVGLPVDLGRGLLAMFGWGLLFFVWNRWMWRQGLKQYSGMGA; encoded by the coding sequence ATGAGTTCATTTGTCAGAAAATCTCAAGTTTTGCTCTTGACTTACTACGCTCATATGGTAGAGTACCGGGCGGAGTTATTTTTGTGGGCGCTGTCGGGTTCTGTACCTTTTATCTTGATGGGTATCTGGATGGAAGCGGCACAAGGGGGGCGGTTTGGGCTGTCACCTGTGGATTTTGCCCGCTATTTTATTGCGGCTTTTCTTGTTAGGCAGTTTACGGTAGTTTGGGTGATTTGGGAGTTTGAAAAGGAGGTGGTGCAGGGGAAGTTGTCGCCGCGACTTTTGCAACCTTTAGATCCGGTGTGGCATCACGTTGCTGCCCATGTTTCCGAACGCTTTGCCCGTTTGCCGTTTATTGTGGGGCTGGTGATATTATTTTTCACGCTTTACCCGAAGGCTTTGTGGTTTCCTGGTGTGGGGAGAATTTTGTTGTTTTTTGTGGTGGTAGCGATCGCTTTCACTCTCCGCTTTCTCATACAATACACTTTTGCTCTGTTCGCCTTTTGGACGGAACGCGCTAGCGCCATTGAGCAATTCTGGTTTCTGCTGTATCTATTTCTCTCTGGTATTGTTGCACCCCTAGAAGTTTTTCCACCAGCTGTGCGCGAAGTGGTGCTGTGGACACCGTTCCCGTATTTGATTCATTTCCCGGCGGCGTTGTTGGTAGGTTTACCAGTAGATTTAGGGCGGGGTTTGTTGGCAATGTTTGGTTGGGGTTTGCTATTTTTTGTGTGGAATCGTTGGATGTGGAGGCAAGGTTTGAAGCAGTATTCGGGGATGGGGGCGTAA
- a CDS encoding DUF2267 domain-containing protein yields MESHHPFLEKVRQKADLKDLDEARRATEVLFRTMRDVMSNEAVERVEEELDKSPASDEVEDLWEDTNPIVNFLSKIRPQLKIKPENFLVRLRQEGNLPGADAEKIIKAIFSATKEELSPERMQEVASFLPGEIGEMWEQA; encoded by the coding sequence ATGGAGTCACATCACCCTTTCTTAGAAAAAGTCAGACAAAAGGCTGATTTGAAGGATCTGGATGAAGCTCGCCGTGCTACAGAGGTACTGTTTCGCACCATGCGCGATGTAATGAGCAATGAAGCAGTAGAGCGAGTAGAAGAAGAACTGGATAAAAGTCCAGCCTCCGATGAAGTAGAAGACCTTTGGGAAGATACTAACCCCATCGTCAATTTTTTGAGCAAAATTAGACCCCAGTTAAAAATCAAGCCGGAAAACTTTTTAGTAAGGCTGAGACAAGAAGGGAATTTACCAGGAGCCGACGCAGAAAAAATTATTAAAGCAATATTTTCTGCTACAAAAGAAGAGTTATCTCCTGAACGTATGCAGGAAGTTGCTAGCTTTCTACCTGGCGAAATTGGCGAAATGTGGGAGCAAGCTTAA
- a CDS encoding ABC transporter permease, giving the protein MQRYLRVLGLFWNTAIAAELEYRVNFVLAAFSSLGNLAGSMFGLSLFYSNGYTFDGWSWEEALVVLGIFTLLQGFSATFLVPNLNRIVDLVQQGTLDFVLLKPISSQFWLSTRTISPWGLPDLLFGIIVIAYAGSKLSLHIGDYFLSAVPLIFGFAILYSLWFMLGATSIWFVKIYNVTEVLRGFLEAGRFPMVAYPTAYRFFFTFIVPVAFLTTIPAETMLGRGEVSWIVSAGVLALVLLVASHFLWRFALRFYTSASS; this is encoded by the coding sequence ATGCAACGATATCTGAGGGTACTGGGGTTATTTTGGAATACAGCGATCGCTGCTGAACTTGAATATCGAGTAAACTTTGTCTTGGCAGCATTCAGCAGTTTGGGAAACCTCGCCGGGAGTATGTTCGGGTTGTCCCTGTTCTACAGCAACGGTTACACTTTTGACGGATGGAGTTGGGAAGAAGCTTTGGTAGTGTTGGGAATTTTTACACTTTTACAAGGCTTTTCGGCGACTTTCCTGGTTCCTAATTTAAACCGCATTGTGGATCTGGTTCAGCAAGGAACTTTAGATTTTGTACTTTTAAAGCCAATTAGCAGTCAATTTTGGCTTTCTACTCGCACAATTTCCCCTTGGGGTTTGCCGGATTTATTATTTGGGATTATTGTAATTGCTTATGCTGGTTCCAAGTTGAGTTTGCATATCGGTGACTATTTTCTAAGTGCAGTTCCGCTAATATTTGGTTTTGCGATTCTCTATAGTTTGTGGTTTATGCTGGGTGCGACTAGCATCTGGTTTGTGAAAATCTACAATGTTACTGAGGTACTGAGGGGTTTTCTGGAAGCTGGGCGGTTTCCGATGGTTGCTTATCCTACTGCTTATCGTTTCTTTTTTACCTTTATAGTGCCAGTAGCATTTTTAACAACTATACCAGCGGAAACGATGCTAGGACGTGGCGAAGTTAGTTGGATAGTAAGTGCAGGTGTGTTGGCGTTGGTGTTGTTAGTTGCTTCGCATTTTTTGTGGCGGTTTGCGTTGCGTTTTTATACCAGTGCTTCGAGTTAG
- the cobW gene encoding cobalamin biosynthesis protein CobW produces the protein MAAKLPVTVITGFLGSGKTTLIRHLLQNNQGRRIAVLVNEFGELGIDGELLRSCGYCPEDGDSSSNIVELTNGCLCCTVQEEFLPTMLELLKRRDKLDCILIETSGLALPKPLVKAFRWPEIRNAATVDAVITVVDCEAVAAGTFASDPDAVNVQRQTDPNLEHETPLQELFEDQLACADLVVLNKTDLVDATQQAGVVDLIKGELSRAVKIVESNRSQLDPSVILGLQVAVEDNLDARPSHHDTEEDHDHDEEITSAHVILNRAFDPQQLQKQLEALVQQQEIYRIKGFVAVPNKAMRLVLQGVGTRFDQFYDRPWQPEENRQTQLVFIGQKLNPVEIESQLAALAG, from the coding sequence ATGGCTGCAAAACTCCCCGTAACAGTAATCACTGGCTTTCTAGGCAGTGGCAAAACAACTTTGATTCGCCATCTACTACAAAATAACCAAGGACGACGCATCGCCGTTTTGGTGAATGAATTTGGTGAATTGGGTATTGATGGCGAATTGCTGCGTTCTTGTGGCTACTGTCCAGAAGATGGGGACAGCAGCAGTAATATTGTTGAATTGACGAATGGTTGTCTGTGCTGCACGGTGCAGGAAGAATTTTTGCCGACGATGCTAGAGTTGCTGAAGCGGCGAGATAAACTTGATTGCATCTTAATTGAAACATCGGGACTGGCTTTACCAAAGCCGTTGGTGAAGGCGTTTCGCTGGCCGGAAATTCGCAATGCGGCTACTGTGGATGCTGTAATTACAGTCGTTGATTGTGAGGCCGTGGCTGCTGGAACTTTTGCTAGTGATCCAGATGCGGTAAATGTACAGCGTCAAACAGATCCGAATTTGGAACACGAAACGCCTTTGCAAGAATTGTTTGAAGATCAGCTGGCGTGTGCGGATTTGGTGGTGTTGAACAAAACTGATTTGGTGGATGCTACGCAGCAAGCTGGGGTGGTGGATTTGATTAAAGGAGAGTTGTCGAGAGCTGTTAAGATTGTGGAAAGCAACAGATCGCAACTCGATCCCTCTGTTATTCTTGGCTTGCAAGTTGCTGTAGAAGACAACTTAGATGCGCGTCCCAGTCATCACGACACGGAAGAAGACCACGACCACGATGAGGAAATCACTTCAGCTCACGTTATTTTAAACCGTGCTTTTGATCCCCAGCAGCTGCAAAAACAATTAGAAGCACTGGTGCAACAACAGGAAATTTACAGAATCAAAGGTTTTGTTGCTGTTCCCAATAAAGCGATGCGGTTAGTATTGCAAGGTGTGGGAACAAGATTTGATCAATTTTACGATAGACCTTGGCAACCAGAAGAGAATCGGCAAACTCAGTTAGTCTTTATTGGTCAAAAACTCAATCCAGTTGAAATTGAATCGCAGTTGGCAGCATTAGCTGGGTGA
- a CDS encoding ferritin-like domain-containing protein, translating to MNFFTYLLHLAGSSASAYIGASQIRDPLTRPNVIAGFQLAESGSVPFLQALSDRAAAEGDTWLAEKLARHASDEKRHGQIFAQALKRINKQVIDFKNIPKTTTEGKPDERRRSPFFEAYFQGYPPEAIKPENMDWTVFMASTYILELDASKDFVRMANVLPEDESNSVALKKGLLSIAEDETGHAAYLYEALQRRFPEATVQQIVDEWRTRKVNALLAMVSNMMQKSGKMSSLVQDGVPTEESEEESELAAA from the coding sequence ATGAACTTCTTTACTTACCTTTTACACCTAGCTGGTTCCAGCGCCAGCGCTTATATTGGTGCCAGCCAGATCCGCGATCCGCTGACGCGCCCCAACGTTATCGCTGGATTTCAACTAGCTGAATCTGGTTCAGTTCCGTTTCTGCAAGCTTTAAGCGATCGCGCCGCCGCAGAAGGCGATACTTGGTTAGCTGAAAAACTTGCCCGTCACGCCTCCGACGAAAAGCGTCACGGTCAAATTTTCGCCCAGGCCCTGAAGCGAATCAACAAGCAAGTCATCGACTTTAAGAATATTCCCAAAACCACAACCGAAGGAAAGCCAGACGAACGTCGTCGCAGTCCCTTCTTCGAGGCTTACTTTCAGGGATATCCGCCAGAAGCCATAAAACCAGAAAATATGGACTGGACGGTGTTCATGGCAAGCACTTATATCCTAGAACTAGATGCCAGCAAAGACTTCGTTCGCATGGCTAACGTATTGCCAGAGGATGAGTCGAACAGTGTCGCCTTGAAAAAGGGACTCCTCAGCATCGCCGAGGACGAAACCGGACACGCAGCTTATCTTTACGAGGCGTTACAGCGTCGTTTCCCAGAGGCGACTGTGCAACAGATTGTGGATGAATGGCGGACTCGCAAGGTAAACGCGCTGCTGGCAATGGTGAGTAATATGATGCAGAAAAGCGGAAAGATGTCTTCACTGGTTCAGGATGGCGTTCCTACAGAAGAGTCTGAGGAAGAGTCAGAATTAGCCGCAGCTTAG